A stretch of the Salmo salar chromosome ssa20, Ssal_v3.1, whole genome shotgun sequence genome encodes the following:
- the LOC106581082 gene encoding zona pellucida-like domain-containing protein 1, translating to MNTYRLRTMWLPLLVCQLCLILRSEAQTPSTFCNMHSTFRPPVNSDVTVTCGTEVMELSILLCPVYFGGYNETLMALNAQFILPECRGIPDWNIDPPILKFNLSITADAVAVCSNTFRITNEVGTGLFSDFSNVQFVNISGTINSLDPSASIVTNRRQIIYMFSCRYPLQYLVNNSKVTVSGVSLAVRDNDGSFVSTLSMWLYSDTDYTQQLIVPENGINLKTRIFVGVKATSLTERFHVLLDRCYATTSPVPNNSTYYDLFVGCTRDRKTRVELNGASQNAHFSFEAFRFIEHKNITVSTFYLHCVTRLCEVSSCSSLLPNCSGSSRRKREAQGVLANDQATISYGPIKTKVDDGLPTAS from the exons ATGAACACCTACAG ACTGAGAACAATGTGGCTGCCCCTGCTTGTGTGCCAGCTTTGCCTGATTCTGCGGAGTGAGGCCCAGACACCCAGCACTTTTTGCAACATGCACTCAACATTCAGACCACCAG TGAACTCGGACGTCACAGTGACCTGTGGTACTGAGGTTATGGAGTTGAGTATCTTGTTATGCCCAGTCTACTTTGGTGGATACAACGAAACCCTGATGGCCCTCAACGCACAGTTCATCCTCCCCGAGTGCCGTGGAATACCTGACTGGAACATTGACCCTCCAATCCTGAAATTCAATCTGTCAATAACTGCTGATGCTGTGGCTGTCTGCTCCAACACATTCAGG ATAACCAATGAAGTTGGGACTGGGTTATTTTCTGACTTCTCAAATGTCCAGTTTGTTAATATATCTGGCACCATCAACTCACTGGATCCCAGTGCATCTATTGTCACCAACCGCCGGCAGATCATCTACATGTTCTCCTGTCGCTACCCCCTGCAGTATCTGGTCAACAACAGTAAAGTCACAGT ATCAGGTGTGAGTCTTGCAGTGAGGGACAATGACGGCAGCTTTGTCAGTACACTGAGCATGTGGCTCTACAGT GACACTGACTACACTCAGCAACTCATTGTCCCAGAGAATGGAATAAATCTGAAGACCAGAATCTTTGTGGGGGTGAAAGCCACCAGTCTAACAGAGAG GTTCCACGTTCTGCTTGACCGATGCTATGCAACAACAAGTCCCGTTCCCAACAACAGCACCTACTATGACCTCTTTGTTGG GTGTACACGTGATCGAAAAACCAGGGTCGAGTTGAACGGAGCGTCTCAGAATGCACACTTCTCCTTTGAGGCCTTCCGTTTCATTGAACACAAGAACATAACCGTCTCCACTTTCTACCTGCACTGTGTCACCCGACTCTGTGAGGTGTCCTCCTGCTCGTCCTTACTGCCC AACTGTTCAGGTTCctccaggagaaagagagaagcccAGGGAGTGTTGGCCAATGATCAGGCCACAATCTCCTACGGACCCATCAAGACCAAAGTGGACGACG GTCTTCCAACAGCTTCATAA